Proteins from a genomic interval of Paenibacillus sp. FSL H8-0048:
- a CDS encoding dicarboxylate/amino acid:cation symporter gives MNNIDNNLLTAIETNWHGFVVSIIVFAILFFMARKRIGFGTRVLAGLGIGLIAGIFFQYFTLETKAISTFGSIYVSLIRMLVVPLVFILVLNSISSLTNLEYLRKIGIKTFAWFLGTTGIASIIGLSVALLFNPGKGIQQTVPEDFTAREIPTFSQVILDLVPSNPVNEAATGKVVPLLIFAIFLAVAIIKVGSKKPEAVKPVRDLIESLTTVLHQVVKFVIRLTPYGVFALIAGITARYGWDTLQELGSVILTSYAALILHFVLVFGGLVLLVAKVNPIRFFRKIYPMLTVAFTTRSSYATLPVNLEVITKRLHVSPRIASFVAPLGASVNFNGCGGVWPAIVAVFTAQVYGIQLTGTDYITLVLVSIISSIGVAGVPGPAVISTTVVLTALGLPLEGIAIVAGVEALIDMGRTAVNATGTTVTALLVANSEGEFDREAFNRGGKDEDELLLNPI, from the coding sequence ATGAATAATATCGACAACAATCTATTAACCGCCATCGAGACGAACTGGCATGGCTTCGTGGTTTCTATTATCGTATTCGCCATCCTGTTCTTCATGGCCCGCAAGAGAATCGGCTTCGGCACCCGTGTGCTGGCAGGGCTGGGCATCGGACTGATCGCGGGCATATTTTTTCAATATTTCACATTGGAGACTAAGGCCATCAGCACGTTCGGCAGCATCTATGTCAGTCTAATCCGGATGCTTGTTGTGCCACTGGTGTTCATTCTGGTGCTGAACAGCATCTCTTCCTTAACGAACCTGGAATACCTGCGCAAAATCGGCATCAAGACCTTCGCCTGGTTCCTCGGCACCACCGGAATCGCCTCCATCATCGGCCTGTCCGTGGCTCTGCTGTTCAACCCGGGCAAGGGCATCCAGCAGACCGTTCCCGAGGACTTCACCGCCCGTGAAATCCCCACCTTCTCACAGGTGATCCTCGACCTTGTCCCGTCCAACCCCGTGAATGAAGCGGCTACTGGTAAGGTGGTACCACTGCTGATTTTTGCGATCTTCCTGGCTGTGGCCATTATTAAGGTCGGCTCCAAGAAGCCGGAGGCCGTGAAGCCTGTCCGTGATCTTATCGAATCCTTGACAACCGTGCTGCATCAGGTCGTAAAATTCGTTATCCGCTTAACGCCTTACGGCGTATTCGCATTGATTGCCGGAATCACGGCACGCTACGGCTGGGATACCTTACAGGAGCTGGGCAGTGTCATACTCACCTCTTACGCCGCACTGATTCTGCACTTTGTTCTGGTCTTCGGCGGGCTGGTGCTGCTTGTGGCCAAGGTGAACCCTATCCGCTTCTTCCGCAAAATCTACCCGATGCTGACCGTGGCCTTCACCACCAGAAGCAGCTATGCCACCTTGCCGGTGAATCTGGAGGTGATCACCAAACGGCTGCATGTCTCACCGCGCATTGCCAGCTTCGTGGCTCCGCTGGGCGCGTCCGTCAACTTCAATGGCTGCGGCGGCGTATGGCCGGCCATTGTAGCTGTATTCACCGCCCAGGTCTACGGAATTCAGCTTACCGGAACCGACTATATTACGCTGGTGCTGGTCAGCATCATCTCCTCCATCGGGGTAGCAGGCGTGCCCGGACCGGCTGTCATCTCCACCACTGTGGTATTGACCGCACTCGGCTTGCCGCTTGAAGGTATAGCCATTGTTGCCGGGGTAGAGGCTCTTATCGATATGGGCCGCACCGCAGTGAATGCTACCGGAACGACCGTTACAGCCCTGCTGGTCGCCAATTCGGAGGGTGAATTCGACCGTGAAGCCTTTAACCGTGGCGGCAAAGACGAGGATGAGCTCCTTCTGAACCCAATCTAA
- a CDS encoding 1,4-dihydroxy-2-naphthoate polyprenyltransferase: protein MNLRTFFKFVELPTKVASMLPLLLGTLYALYRFEDFYILRFMLMLVSLLSFDMATTAINNYYDFKKAAKTHGYGYETHNPIVRFKLKESTVVTLIVILLVLAAGGGIALVFQTGLLVFLLGGLSFLIGILYSFGPIPISRMPLGELFSGLFMGFVIIFISAYIHSDQAVVTLLLKGEWISLHINFLEVLYLFWFSVPAILGIAGIMLANNICDIEDDIENRRYTLPVYIGRENALLLWRLLYYVSFADLIVLVLLGVHPVLVLLLLLTLIPLRRNIARFYQEQHKGTTFILAVKNFVLMSAARILVLGIAVIWVTLR, encoded by the coding sequence GTGAATCTAAGAACTTTCTTCAAGTTTGTCGAGCTGCCGACGAAGGTGGCCAGTATGCTTCCGCTGCTGCTGGGGACGCTGTATGCCCTGTACCGGTTTGAGGACTTCTATATCCTGCGCTTCATGCTGATGCTGGTGTCCCTCTTAAGCTTTGATATGGCGACAACAGCGATCAACAACTATTATGATTTCAAAAAGGCCGCCAAAACCCATGGCTACGGGTATGAGACACATAATCCGATTGTCCGCTTCAAGCTGAAGGAGTCTACGGTGGTGACGCTGATCGTCATTCTCCTTGTGCTGGCGGCAGGCGGGGGCATTGCCCTGGTATTCCAGACTGGACTGCTGGTATTCCTGCTTGGAGGACTCTCCTTCCTGATCGGCATCCTGTACTCCTTCGGACCGATCCCCATCTCGCGGATGCCGCTCGGTGAGCTGTTCTCCGGGCTGTTCATGGGGTTCGTCATTATTTTCATCTCGGCCTATATTCATTCGGACCAGGCGGTGGTCACGCTGCTGCTGAAGGGCGAATGGATCAGCCTGCATATTAATTTTCTTGAGGTGCTGTATCTGTTCTGGTTCTCCGTCCCGGCAATACTGGGGATTGCCGGAATTATGCTCGCGAACAATATCTGCGATATTGAGGATGACATTGAGAACCGCAGATACACGCTGCCGGTGTACATCGGACGGGAGAATGCGCTGCTGCTGTGGAGGCTGCTCTATTATGTGTCTTTTGCCGATCTGATTGTGCTGGTGCTGCTCGGGGTCCATCCGGTCCTGGTCCTGCTGCTCCTGCTGACCCTGATTCCGCTGCGCCGCAATATTGCACGCTTCTATCAGGAGCAGCATAAAGGCACGACCTTCATTCTGGCGGTGAAGAATTTCGTGCTGATGAGTGCGGCAAGAATCCTTGTGCTGGGTATAGCTGTTATATGGGTCACACTAAGATAA
- a CDS encoding DUF6081 family protein, protein MDKQLPANEGNPATQGKQTVIGDFHTILEEGKVWQTGGFKLPDGSFWAYREPEAVVIVRNDHLYVRAQLSRRHDQVQILDNAKHMYYSAQPVEIPEEGEIRFELQIRARTQGTAPGDLYDGYVSLNLLDFTTGAALDFFAGNDKYASVYGILPFPGVTVPETGGTKYFCIFKEDTDFKPREFNTYAITYHRGNNEAVFYVNGNEVRRERNVPVKFNSFTIALGIMTEKDLTPEGSVSAHGQTVIAEWSPVTITTTAQ, encoded by the coding sequence ATGGACAAGCAGCTGCCAGCGAACGAAGGCAATCCTGCAACGCAGGGCAAGCAAACGGTAATCGGGGATTTCCATACCATTCTGGAGGAAGGAAAGGTCTGGCAAACGGGCGGCTTCAAGCTGCCGGACGGCTCGTTCTGGGCGTATCGTGAGCCGGAAGCGGTGGTGATCGTGCGTAATGATCATCTGTATGTGCGGGCTCAGCTGAGCCGCCGCCATGATCAGGTGCAAATTCTGGATAATGCCAAGCATATGTACTATTCGGCCCAGCCGGTAGAGATTCCGGAGGAAGGCGAAATCCGCTTCGAGCTCCAGATCCGCGCCCGCACGCAGGGGACTGCTCCGGGGGATCTGTATGACGGCTATGTGTCGCTGAATCTGCTGGACTTTACCACAGGCGCGGCACTTGATTTCTTTGCGGGCAATGATAAATATGCCAGTGTGTACGGCATCCTTCCGTTCCCCGGGGTGACCGTACCCGAGACGGGAGGCACCAAATACTTCTGTATTTTCAAGGAGGATACGGACTTCAAGCCGCGTGAATTCAACACGTACGCCATCACCTACCACCGGGGCAATAATGAGGCTGTCTTCTATGTGAATGGGAATGAAGTGCGGCGCGAGCGGAATGTGCCCGTGAAATTCAACAGCTTCACCATCGCTCTGGGCATTATGACGGAGAAGGACCTGACCCCGGAAGGCAGCGTGTCGGCACATGGCCAGACGGTTATCGCTGAATGGTCGCCGGTTACTATCACAACCACCGCACAGTAA
- a CDS encoding Gfo/Idh/MocA family protein, whose amino-acid sequence MAEKLRWGIMGCAQIATGSVMPAIQESETGVIRAVASRGLTKSSSVAAEFGIEQAYGSYEELLADPEVDAVYIPLPNHLHCEWVIRAAEAGKHILCEKPIALNSREAAEMVGACQKAGIHLAEAYMYRHHPRINELQVIIASGEIGAVRTIRGTFTYNDATDTSNIRFNAAWGGGSLYDVGCYPLTAARLLFGTEPEAVTVHALFSPEHDNVDMVASGLVEFPGGKSLIFDCGMWAYNRQLLEVLGTQGRIEVPMPFNARFDDAEFFVYGGGEPRRVAAVGANPYVQQADHFARAVFSGKPWIAEEDPLLNMRLIESCLESARRRERIQLG is encoded by the coding sequence TTGGCAGAGAAGCTTCGCTGGGGAATCATGGGCTGTGCGCAGATCGCTACAGGCTCGGTCATGCCGGCTATCCAGGAGTCCGAGACCGGGGTGATCCGGGCGGTGGCCAGCCGGGGACTCACGAAGAGCAGCAGCGTAGCCGCCGAATTCGGCATTGAGCAGGCATACGGCAGCTATGAAGAGCTGCTTGCGGACCCGGAGGTGGATGCTGTCTATATTCCGCTTCCGAATCATCTGCACTGTGAGTGGGTGATCCGCGCGGCTGAAGCCGGTAAGCATATCCTATGCGAGAAGCCGATTGCGCTGAACAGCCGTGAGGCGGCCGAGATGGTCGGGGCCTGCCAGAAGGCGGGCATTCACTTGGCGGAGGCTTATATGTACCGGCATCATCCGCGCATCAATGAGCTGCAGGTGATTATTGCCAGCGGCGAGATCGGTGCAGTGCGTACCATCCGCGGCACGTTCACTTACAACGATGCTACGGATACCTCCAACATCCGCTTCAATGCTGCCTGGGGAGGCGGATCGCTCTATGATGTCGGCTGCTATCCGCTCACTGCGGCGCGGCTGCTGTTCGGTACAGAGCCGGAGGCTGTAACCGTGCACGCGCTGTTCTCGCCGGAGCATGACAATGTAGATATGGTTGCCTCCGGGCTGGTGGAGTTCCCCGGCGGGAAGAGCCTGATCTTCGACTGCGGGATGTGGGCGTACAACCGCCAGCTGCTGGAGGTGCTCGGTACGCAGGGGCGGATTGAGGTTCCGATGCCGTTCAATGCGAGATTCGATGATGCGGAGTTCTTCGTGTACGGCGGCGGTGAGCCCCGGCGTGTCGCAGCCGTCGGAGCCAACCCTTACGTCCAGCAGGCCGACCATTTCGCCAGGGCAGTCTTCAGCGGCAAGCCCTGGATTGCGGAAGAGGACCCGCTGCTGAATATGAGGTTAATCGAGAGCTGTCTGGAATCCGCCCGGAGGCGTGAGCGAATCCAATTAGGGTAA
- a CDS encoding acetate uptake transporter — translation MSAQPHTSQSVKIVTADPSAIGLFGLAIVTLVASSQKLEITTGLSYAIPWAIFLGAFAQLFASIQDAKHNNTFGMTAFGAYAFFWFGMGASWLIKLGVFGAVLAEGVDPKQLGFVFAGYLVFTLFMTLGAVEANRVLLIIFILIDFLFLGLSMDAFGVAAEFFHKLAAVSEMAIGIVSLYGCGASVLNAHFGRTFLPMGAPLGIFKK, via the coding sequence ATGTCAGCGCAACCGCACACCTCACAGTCCGTCAAAATCGTTACCGCCGACCCGAGCGCCATCGGCTTGTTCGGACTAGCCATCGTTACCCTGGTCGCTTCTTCACAAAAGCTCGAAATTACAACAGGTCTCAGCTATGCTATTCCATGGGCCATCTTCCTTGGAGCCTTCGCCCAGCTATTTGCATCCATCCAGGATGCCAAGCACAACAATACCTTCGGCATGACTGCCTTCGGCGCCTATGCGTTCTTCTGGTTCGGCATGGGAGCAAGCTGGCTGATCAAGCTCGGTGTGTTCGGTGCAGTGCTGGCAGAGGGCGTTGATCCCAAGCAGCTGGGATTTGTTTTTGCAGGATATCTTGTGTTCACACTCTTCATGACGCTCGGCGCCGTTGAGGCGAACCGCGTACTGCTGATTATCTTCATCCTGATCGACTTCCTGTTCCTCGGTCTCTCGATGGATGCCTTCGGCGTTGCTGCGGAATTCTTCCACAAGCTGGCTGCCGTATCGGAAATGGCGATCGGTATCGTATCCCTCTACGGCTGCGGCGCATCTGTGCTCAACGCCCACTTCGGACGTACCTTCCTGCCGATGGGTGCCCCGCTGGGCATCTTCAAAAAATAA
- a CDS encoding bifunctional diguanylate cyclase/phosphodiesterase, with the protein MKLRKKIIIFISFVAILGIGTTYLMLHLILLNRFEKLDEAELERNLSKATAAYHQELENLRTGLLDVAVRDETYRFMESAAATGSADTRSPAAAFIRSSLEPAAYPMNLFDMIALLDLDGQPLYGGSYDLQAGIVTPLTQEQLTLMKLIRSRLPVPGAPGESRSGFVNLDKGTMLITLTPILNSTKGKPVIGTAIAGRMLHQDGIAQIWEDTLSTVEMSRLTTPLLADSGGERVWTGPVRGGQMCIHTVLDDLFGDPGMVLTLKEPRQFYNSGLKSLSTFRIFYFISIMLMLGASLLFVNRFILRRMSSLVRNIRRIGSSKDLSIRIPSSGQDEFSEVEVEFNRMIDSLEQTQDELRQQSMLDPLTRLPNRSLFFDKLNEAIAAVKGSDRQIVLVFIDLDHFKTVNDTLGHDFGDAILKETAFRITQVVGKRDVVSRLGGDEFTILLYDVPDEGSIARQLSRIQEALSMPHRIKGHLLYNTASIGISIYPQNGEDADYLVKQADLAMFHVKETGRNNIFQYSEDLEAGIRRKKVLAQQLLSAAAGNEFELHYQPILSTGHGQVSKVEALLRWNNPGYGNISPAEFIPLAESSGSIVGIGSWVLRQVCSDMRDFRSRGLELTAAVNISALQLMQPGLLELLLELLDEYELPASSLELEITESVLVSGDGIFLSLQQLRAHGFRISLDDFGTGFSSLSYLRRFPVDVIKIDRSFISEMSREAQGDVLVKAIIELSHNLGLRVVSEGIEHREQFDMLRELGSDELQGYYISRPLQAQALYSFLEQGNYYTGR; encoded by the coding sequence ATGAAACTCCGCAAAAAAATAATCATCTTCATTAGTTTTGTCGCTATCCTCGGCATTGGCACCACCTATCTGATGCTTCACCTGATTCTGCTGAACCGCTTCGAGAAGCTGGATGAGGCAGAGCTGGAGCGCAACCTGAGCAAGGCTACCGCCGCTTATCATCAAGAGCTGGAGAACCTTAGAACAGGACTCCTTGATGTTGCCGTCCGTGATGAAACCTACCGGTTCATGGAGAGCGCAGCGGCTACCGGCTCTGCTGACACCCGCAGTCCAGCTGCCGCCTTCATCCGCAGCAGTCTTGAACCGGCAGCTTATCCAATGAATCTTTTCGATATGATTGCCCTGCTTGATCTGGACGGACAACCGCTATATGGCGGCTCTTATGATCTGCAGGCAGGAATAGTCACCCCTTTAACCCAGGAGCAGCTAACGCTAATGAAGCTGATTCGAAGCCGTCTGCCTGTGCCGGGGGCTCCCGGCGAGAGCAGGAGCGGCTTCGTTAATCTGGACAAGGGGACTATGCTAATTACCCTTACCCCTATTCTTAACAGCACCAAGGGCAAGCCGGTCATCGGAACAGCCATTGCCGGACGGATGCTGCACCAGGACGGGATCGCGCAGATCTGGGAGGATACCCTGTCCACGGTGGAGATGTCGCGCCTCACCACCCCCCTGCTTGCAGACAGCGGAGGCGAGCGCGTCTGGACCGGCCCTGTCCGGGGCGGGCAGATGTGCATCCATACTGTACTAGACGATCTGTTCGGTGATCCCGGAATGGTCCTCACCCTGAAGGAACCCCGCCAGTTCTACAACAGCGGGCTCAAGTCACTCTCCACCTTCCGTATCTTCTATTTCATCTCCATTATGTTAATGCTGGGCGCAAGCCTCCTCTTCGTGAACCGGTTCATTCTGAGAAGAATGTCTTCTCTGGTCCGCAACATCCGTAGAATCGGCAGCAGCAAGGATCTGTCGATCCGGATTCCCAGCTCCGGGCAGGATGAATTCAGCGAGGTTGAGGTCGAATTCAACCGGATGATTGATTCGCTGGAGCAGACCCAGGACGAGCTGCGGCAGCAATCGATGCTGGACCCGCTGACGCGGCTGCCCAACCGCTCGCTGTTTTTTGACAAATTAAATGAAGCCATTGCCGCCGTCAAGGGCAGTGACCGCCAGATCGTGCTGGTCTTCATTGATCTGGATCATTTCAAGACGGTGAACGATACCCTCGGCCATGATTTCGGCGATGCTATCCTGAAGGAGACTGCGTTCCGCATCACACAGGTTGTCGGCAAGCGTGATGTGGTCTCCCGGCTCGGCGGGGATGAATTCACCATTCTGCTCTACGATGTGCCTGATGAAGGCAGCATTGCCCGGCAGCTCTCCCGGATTCAGGAAGCCCTGTCCATGCCGCACCGGATCAAGGGACATCTTCTATATAATACCGCCAGCATCGGCATCAGTATTTATCCGCAGAACGGGGAAGACGCCGATTATCTGGTCAAACAGGCGGATCTGGCCATGTTCCATGTCAAGGAGACCGGCCGCAATAATATTTTTCAGTATTCAGAGGATCTGGAAGCAGGCATCCGGCGCAAAAAAGTGCTGGCCCAGCAGCTCCTCTCCGCTGCCGCCGGGAACGAGTTCGAGCTGCACTACCAGCCGATTCTCAGCACGGGGCATGGACAGGTGTCCAAGGTGGAAGCCCTGCTGCGCTGGAACAATCCGGGCTATGGCAACATCTCACCGGCCGAATTCATTCCGCTGGCGGAGAGCAGCGGCTCCATCGTCGGCATCGGCAGCTGGGTGCTGCGCCAGGTGTGCTCTGATATGCGCGATTTCCGCAGCCGGGGGCTTGAGCTCACCGCCGCAGTGAACATCTCCGCGCTGCAGCTCATGCAGCCGGGCCTGCTGGAGCTGCTCTTGGAGCTGCTGGATGAATATGAGCTGCCGGCCTCCAGCCTGGAGCTGGAGATCACGGAGAGCGTGCTCGTCTCCGGCGACGGCATCTTCCTGTCGCTGCAGCAGCTCCGGGCCCACGGGTTCCGGATCTCGCTGGATGATTTCGGTACCGGCTTCTCCTCCCTCAGCTATCTGCGCCGCTTCCCGGTCGATGTGATCAAGATTGACCGCTCCTTCATCTCCGAGATGTCACGGGAGGCCCAAGGGGATGTGCTCGTCAAGGCGATTATCGAGCTGAGCCATAATCTGGGACTGCGCGTAGTCTCTGAAGGCATCGAGCATAGAGAGCAATTCGACATGCTGCGGGAGCTGGGCAGCGACGAGCTTCAGGGTTACTATATCAGCCGTCCGCTTCAGGCTCAGGCGCTGTATTCTTTTCTGGAGCAAGGTAATTATTACACCGGGCGGTAA
- a CDS encoding prenyltransferase produces the protein MMEKWTLFKKASRFGVIPVMLIPVVLGTAGAYVWQGVFHPFLFVITFIGAAAAHLFSNMVNDLWDFRNGTDTEAQHTPGAISTNSGFLSGGVMRESLFALLTWGLLAVAAGCGLLLSLYSGWEILWFVAGGALIAYFYVAPPLQFGYRGKGYSELAIFLSFGLMPVLGAYFVQTGAFSLKPVLLSLPSGLLTTLLLFNHHFLHWRADKQAGKLTLVVVWGERRALIFSQVLLYISYASLIACVLLHILPVYALLALLTAIAPIRIYRSLLPENPSEAYLPLMGASQRASVRCGAVMTVALLIQSLF, from the coding sequence ATGATGGAGAAGTGGACTCTATTTAAGAAAGCCTCACGGTTTGGAGTGATCCCTGTTATGCTCATACCGGTTGTCCTGGGAACGGCCGGGGCCTATGTATGGCAGGGAGTATTCCATCCGTTTTTATTTGTAATCACGTTCATTGGAGCGGCTGCTGCGCATTTATTCTCCAATATGGTAAATGACTTGTGGGATTTCCGCAACGGAACCGATACGGAGGCCCAGCATACTCCTGGAGCGATCTCCACGAACTCGGGGTTCCTGTCCGGGGGCGTCATGCGTGAGTCGTTGTTTGCCCTGCTGACCTGGGGGCTGCTGGCCGTTGCGGCTGGCTGCGGCCTGCTGCTCAGCCTGTACAGCGGCTGGGAGATTCTCTGGTTCGTGGCCGGAGGGGCACTGATCGCTTATTTCTATGTGGCGCCGCCGCTGCAGTTCGGATACCGTGGCAAGGGCTACAGCGAGCTTGCCATCTTCCTGTCCTTTGGACTCATGCCGGTGCTTGGCGCCTATTTCGTTCAGACCGGGGCGTTCAGCCTGAAGCCGGTGCTGCTGTCGCTGCCCAGCGGACTGCTCACCACCCTGCTGCTGTTCAATCATCACTTTCTGCACTGGAGAGCTGACAAGCAGGCCGGCAAGCTTACACTGGTCGTGGTATGGGGGGAACGCAGAGCGCTGATCTTCTCCCAGGTGCTGCTTTATATCTCTTACGCTTCGCTGATTGCGTGTGTGCTGCTTCATATTTTGCCGGTATATGCGCTGCTCGCTCTGCTGACAGCCATTGCCCCGATACGGATCTACCGCAGCCTCCTGCCGGAGAATCCGTCGGAAGCCTACCTGCCGCTTATGGGGGCTTCACAGCGCGCATCGGTACGCTGCGGGGCGGTCATGACGGTGGCGCTGCTGATCCAGAGTCTATTTTAA